A region of the Serinicoccus profundi genome:
CGCGGCCGGCCACGGGGCCTCTTGCGGGCCACCACCTGGCCCTGGAGGAACAGCTGGCCACCCCATACCCCCCACGGCTCGCGTCGGTCGAGGGCTCCGGCGAGGCACTGCTCGCGCATCGGGCAGGGCCCGCACAGCTCCTTGGCGTGCTCCACCTCGGCGGGGAGCTCGGCGAACCACAGGTCCGCCGGGTGCTCGTGGCAGGGCAGTGCCGCCGGGGTCCGGACCAGGTGGGGTCCGAGGGAGTTCTGGTCGTCCTCGTGCTCTCGGCGCGGTGCGGGATACACGGCAGGTCCTT
Encoded here:
- a CDS encoding WhiB family transcriptional regulator; this translates as MVRTPAALPCHEHPADLWFAELPAEVEHAKELCGPCPMREQCLAGALDRREPWGVWGGQLFLQGQVVARKRPRGRPRKDEVAA